From a single Terriglobia bacterium genomic region:
- a CDS encoding twin-arginine translocase TatA/TatE family subunit: MEGLLQPTHLFFILLIVLIIFGPGKLPDLGRGLGKGIREFKDAIKGGIDKPVNKAEEEKKA; encoded by the coding sequence ATGGAAGGTTTGCTTCAACCAACCCATCTGTTCTTCATCCTGCTGATCGTTCTGATCATCTTTGGGCCGGGAAAGCTGCCGGACCTTGGCCGGGGATTGGGCAAGGGTATTAGAGAATTCAAGGACGCCATTAAAGGCGGGATAGACAAACCGGTCAATAAAGCCGAAGAAGAAAAGAAAGCGTGA
- a CDS encoding polyprenyl synthetase family protein produces the protein MAADNQRVITPRALTVKDVFDLVREDLEKVEKEFCQQTVSSIEAITEIGQYLQVSGGKRLRPVLVLLASKMFGFEGDPAIRMGAAYEMIHSATLVHDDVIDKAETRRGQPSINSRWGNHMSVLAGDWLYMQAFSIALAERNFKILDLLIGLTQVMVEGELLQLAYLRKTDLTEDDYFELTYRKTACLFSACLRTGALLADRPEEEENLIASYGINLGLAFQLIDDVLDFTSSEKKLGKPVGNDLREGKVTLPLIYLLQMCDPVDAKKVSRVLDDGGFENVAFAEVLEMVDRYGALDAARRKAKEFADEAKRCLRIFPECIYKDALVYLPDFIIARES, from the coding sequence GTGGCAGCAGACAATCAACGCGTAATTACGCCGAGAGCTTTGACCGTCAAAGATGTTTTTGACCTTGTGCGGGAAGACCTCGAGAAGGTGGAAAAGGAGTTCTGCCAGCAGACGGTTTCAAGCATCGAGGCCATTACTGAGATCGGCCAGTATCTGCAAGTGAGCGGCGGAAAGCGGTTGAGGCCCGTCCTGGTGCTGCTGGCCAGCAAGATGTTTGGTTTTGAAGGCGATCCGGCCATTCGCATGGGCGCGGCGTACGAGATGATCCATAGCGCGACGCTGGTCCATGACGACGTGATCGACAAGGCGGAAACCCGCCGGGGCCAGCCCTCCATCAATTCACGCTGGGGCAACCACATGAGCGTCCTGGCGGGAGACTGGCTGTATATGCAGGCATTCAGCATCGCCCTGGCGGAGCGGAATTTCAAGATTCTTGACCTGCTGATCGGGCTTACCCAGGTGATGGTTGAAGGGGAACTGCTGCAACTGGCCTACCTCCGCAAAACGGACCTGACCGAGGACGACTATTTTGAATTGACGTATCGCAAGACAGCCTGCCTGTTTTCAGCCTGCCTTCGAACGGGCGCCCTGCTTGCTGACCGTCCGGAGGAAGAGGAGAACCTTATCGCGTCATACGGCATCAATCTTGGCCTGGCTTTCCAGTTGATTGACGACGTCCTGGACTTTACGTCTTCCGAAAAGAAGCTCGGCAAGCCCGTCGGCAATGACCTGCGGGAAGGCAAAGTGACCCTGCCGCTCATTTATCTTCTGCAGATGTGCGACCCGGTGGATGCAAAGAAGGTTTCCCGTGTTTTGGATGATGGTGGATTTGAGAATGTGGCGTTCGCCGAAGTTCTGGAAATGGTGGACCGTTATGGCGCCCTGGATGCGGCCCGGAGGAAGGCAAAGGAATTTGCCGACGAGGCCAAACGCTGCCTCCGCATCTTCCCGGAGTGCATTTACAAGGACGCATTGGTTTACCTGCCGGACTTTATCATTGCACGCGAATCCTAG
- a CDS encoding TatD family hydrolase → MSQFFVDSHCHLDDARFDADREEVIERAHGAGVRYLLTVSGGSGPDDLVSGVPIAARYDWIYTSAGIHPHEARGAEERHFEMLRHATREEKVVAIGEIGLDYFYDHSPREIQQRVLIRQLEIARETHLPVVIHCRDAWDDLGEVIAGHWAGSGLGGILHCFTGSRKEAFRFLDWGFMISFAGNVTFKKAEELRVVASEIPLDRLLTETDSPYLAPVPNRGKRNEPVFVLDVARQLAELRGMTAEEMGALAGRNFLKSLGLK, encoded by the coding sequence ATGAGCCAATTCTTTGTCGATTCCCATTGCCACCTTGACGATGCGCGGTTTGACGCTGACCGGGAGGAAGTGATTGAACGGGCGCACGGCGCGGGCGTTCGTTATCTGCTTACGGTGAGCGGCGGCAGCGGCCCGGACGATCTTGTCTCCGGAGTGCCCATTGCCGCGCGTTACGACTGGATTTACACATCCGCGGGCATCCATCCGCACGAGGCGAGAGGCGCCGAGGAAAGGCACTTTGAGATGCTACGCCACGCCACCCGCGAAGAGAAAGTGGTCGCCATCGGTGAGATTGGCTTGGACTATTTTTATGACCATTCGCCGCGCGAGATCCAGCAACGAGTCCTGATCCGGCAGTTGGAGATCGCCCGAGAGACCCATCTGCCGGTCGTCATCCACTGCCGCGACGCCTGGGATGACCTCGGGGAAGTCATTGCGGGGCATTGGGCCGGTTCCGGACTCGGCGGCATTCTCCACTGTTTTACGGGGAGCCGCAAGGAAGCTTTCAGGTTCCTCGACTGGGGTTTTATGATTTCCTTTGCCGGAAACGTGACCTTCAAGAAGGCGGAGGAGTTGCGGGTTGTGGCAAGCGAAATCCCGTTGGACCGGCTGCTGACTGAAACGGACAGCCCTTATCTTGCGCCCGTACCGAACCGTGGCAAGAGGAATGAGCCGGTTTTCGTGCTCGATGTGGCGCGGCAATTGGCGGAGCTTCGCGGCATGACAGCGGAGGAAATGGGAGCTCTGGCTGGACGCAATTTTTTGAAATCTCTAGGACTTAAGTGA
- the cyaB gene encoding class IV adenylate cyclase, translated as MRHRVPYEIEIKLKVDDPRAFKKKLKESGFVMVERRRFESNLVFDFRNSRLRRSRSLLRLRKTAGRDILTFKGPPRPSDSYKVRPEIELEVCDAETLQCILKSLGLHPIFRYEKYRTIFAERGRRRTADTPVAALDETPIGTYIELEGPGGWIDRKAMRLGYRKKDYIKASYAALYRKQCRRCGIRPEDMVFLRHKS; from the coding sequence ATGCGGCATCGAGTTCCTTATGAAATTGAGATCAAGCTGAAGGTGGATGATCCGCGCGCTTTCAAAAAAAAGCTCAAAGAAAGCGGTTTCGTGATGGTCGAGCGCCGCCGCTTCGAGAGCAACCTCGTTTTCGACTTTCGCAATTCGCGTCTGCGGCGCTCACGGTCGCTGCTGCGTCTTCGGAAGACCGCGGGCCGCGATATCCTCACCTTCAAGGGGCCTCCGCGTCCCTCAGATTCTTATAAGGTCCGCCCCGAAATTGAGTTGGAGGTCTGCGACGCTGAAACCTTGCAGTGCATCCTTAAATCGTTAGGTTTGCATCCGATATTCCGCTACGAGAAGTACCGTACGATCTTCGCTGAAAGGGGCCGGCGCAGGACCGCGGATACGCCGGTGGCGGCCCTGGATGAGACACCCATCGGCACTTACATTGAGTTGGAAGGTCCGGGGGGATGGATCGACCGGAAGGCCATGCGGCTGGGGTACCGCAAGAAGGACTACATCAAGGCGAGCTATGCGGCGCTCTACCGGAAACAATGCCGCCGATGCGGGATCAGACCGGAAGACATGGTTTTCCTCCGCCACAAATCTTGA